The sequence catctCGATCCGAAGATTCTTTTCCAACATAATTTTAGAAAAGTAGTAAAGCCATTTCTCAGTACCAGTACGGGAAGTGTCCTGAAGCTTCTTAAACCTAAGCCAAAAGTAAGTTAAATCCTGTTTTAGCATATCGTTCAAAGTTTATGTCTGTATTCCTTCTGTTTATTTCTTCTCAAAGatttatatctatatatctatatctatatatatacacacacatacaattaaattaaatttgttatatttttctttgtttttaaatttggaTTCATTGATAGAAAATATACTCAACACAATGATCTGTACTTCTGGAAAATACTGAAGTAACATCGGTCCTTGTTAATGTTTTCATAGGTCCGCACTTTCATCGGAGTTTGTTTGCTCTGCGTCAACCCGCCAAGGTTTGTTTTTGACACATCTTCGGTGTACAGAAGGAACTTTCGGCCGTTGCCATCCGTATGAGGTCCCATTATTTGTGGTTTGGCAGACATCCTCAAGGTCCTATGTTCCTTACCCCCTCGAAGAGCGAAGTGCAATCCTACAAAAAGACCAAAATAACTACATCATCATTTATATATGAGCATTTTTTCTTCAGCCAAAGAATAGGAAAGCTTACGATAACTATAACCAATATGTACGTGAATAGAGCATTTAGTAAGACTAACCTGTAAGATACAGCACTGTATCTAGAAGTTTTCTGGGGGTGTCGTCTCCCAGAGCTCCACACTGCCAAAGCTGCTCTTCCTCAGTGAGGGATATCGTTTCTGTTAGCTTCCGGCTTCCGGTTCCTAGACCCTCAGCAGAACGATTGCGCATAACTGCGTCCAGACATCGACGGCTGTCTTCAAACTCCTTATCTTCAAACATGTTCACTGTACATCCCTTTGCTCTGATGGCGCTTTGTAACGAGGTGTATATACCATACAATATATGCGATGGATACAACCCTCCGTCTTGTTTCCGGGCTTCGAACAAGAAAAAATTCAAGGTGAGATTAAGGTTCTCAGCACCCATTTCGAATAAACTTTCTGACAAACACACCTTCGGCAAATCCAAATTGTATTTCATGTCTCTCTGACGTCTTTCCTCCTGCCATCTAGTAAACACAGCAAGAGACCAATCATTCTTAATGGCGTTATTATCAAGGGGTTTGCCGAATCTAAAACTCGAACTCACGATCACTGTCACTGCTTTCGCTATCCATTTCACGCGATTGCGATTGCGTTATGAAAATGTCATCACCTTCTTCTCGCTCCATATTCTTCAAAGTAATAGTAGCGACTGACGACGAGCCAGCGCGCAGACACGTGAAGTCGCGACACTTACCACGTGCAGATCGTGCTGTTTACAGCTGGCGGGTGAGTGGCTGTGTTTGGGCGATAATTTTTAGTGTAAACGGTTACTCGCTTATCGTCCATCTCTGTTCGTCAAAATAAACCTcgattttgatatatttatcgCCTTTTCCTTTGGCTTATATGACAGATATAGCACTCTTCCTGGTTTTGGATGGACAAGTAAGCATTCGGGGTCGGGAGAACCCTTGGGCCTTCGGCCTTCGGCCCGCAGGTTCTCCCGACCCCTCATGCTTACATGTCCAACCAAAACATCGGGATCGTGTTATATCCCTTACGTAAGTAATGACCAGTCGTAAAAAACAAACACGTACCATGGTTGCTTTATTACGAGTATATGGCTTTAAACTCAGGACGGCGAGCCGCCTGTAAATATATGTCTAAAATACGAATGGTTAAACGAAACAGGATTTTAAAACGTATACATACTTTggtcatttgtgtgtttgtacatcTATATCCAATCAATGCACAAAGGATACACATTCTCCATAAACCATacatgaaacaattctgacCTTAACACCTAAACTCTTTTACAAGCATAAACATGAACCCATTCGAAAACATTAAAATGTTAAAACCCTTAAACTCAGAGCCATATGACAGAATAGGTTTAATTTTTGAGTCAACAATTCTAAAGACTGTGTCATAAATTACTTCCCCAAGGGTGAATCTGTATCGAAAAGCCGTATCACTTGAATACAGTGATAAGATGATCATTCATAAAGATTGTCcctatctgagtgagtgagtgagtgagtgagtgagtttatatttaacgtcGCATTGGCAATGTTGCAGCCAAAATCGTGACGAGTCTGAAGATTCTtgacacacaaaaaaagaaatatatgtacattattaaaaaaaacaactgtcGACGAAAAACAGTAAAACCAATGGCTGTAGATCTCCAagaactgagggtagatcacaacactagggaccatggggacctacagtacctttgctacctgcatggaccctagttggatttatatcatccttCAGCCGCTGACTTGTATAGAAATGCtggcaataattttacaatacttaactccctttgagggtacagccactaacaattctagctactaatctaaactaccaatcatcaaaatacatctacgtacagaacatattactcaaaattgaACAATTAACAAATAAGTGAGAGAGAACTACCTATGTTAAAACGATCTGTAactgtttttacagaaaaaaatatttatctctcATGATGGAGAACGTAGTCGCCCCACTTGTCAAGGACGTACCTTCAACTAGACCTGCATTCAGAAAGCCGACTGAAGGGGAACGCTCTCCATTTAGAGACGGGACGAAGGAAGACTTAGTTACTAGGTCACTCGCAGCAGGGACATGTGCACTAAGAGCAAGGCTACGACGCTGGCTAAAACCGGTGTGGTGTCGAGGCAGTATCACCGGCCTCCAGCTGATCattgatcattacaatcaagacCTTATTCTAGGACCTTATTCAAGACCTTATGCTAGGACTTgatttttagtgagtgagtgagtgagttagttcagTGAGTTTAgctcagtgagtttagtttacgagtctcgagtgagtttagttttacgccgcactcagcaatattccagctatatggcggtggtctgtaaataatcgagtctggaccagacattccagtgatcaacagcatgagcatcgatctgcgcaattggtaaccgattacgtgtgtcaaccaagtcagcgagcctgaccaaccgatccctttagtcgccgtTTACGACacgcataatcgccttttatagcaagaatgagttgctgaaagcctattctaccccgggaccttcacgggtcctgatcTCAAGAATATAATGCTTTCAGAGCTCTAGATAATCTTTCTCATGGCCCTCACAACATCAGTTGTAAGCTCTCCTACACGATAGTGAGGTGTATAACGGAGTGGATAAAATTATCTTTCCTCACAATAATTGTTCGGCACTTCGCTGCAAGAATATATGACCACTTCACTGAAATGATGTACGTTTAACATTGATGATAATTTTGTAACAGGTGGGGGCACGATTgcatgcagtgatattgctaccTACCACACTAGGTCTTATTATCCACTGGACATTTCTGCTCTTCGATACAATGCATAGCAGTAGGAGGTTGCAATGTTTGTAAACAGTGTTAGGTTGTTCCCCTACATCTAAAGGGCTCGGTGGGGGATCTTGTGGGTAAAAGCTTCGCCTAAATCCTGTGTTCGATTTCGGACAGGATTCAGATTGCAAAGCCTGTTCCTTGTCGCCATGGCGTTTCGAGAATAATACCAGCTACTAACATTTCAACGAATACAAAGTAGCCCATTCCTGGTCAGTCTCAAAATATACAACTGATTTACATGACCTTGactcatgtcatgtcatgccaGGTCATGAAGTCAATGATCGCACCATTGTGATTGAGTGGGTAGTCTTCGAGAGCATGGATTCGTATCCCGGACAGGCCTTGTATCAGAATATGTACCTTATTGAGAATGTGACATCCCAGTTACAACATATGGAACACTTAACCGTTTTTATAATGGCATTATGGATCAATCTACTATTCGGTTTTAATTGTTGTATTGCATATTGAACTGTTGAACTGTTGAACTGATTATAGTCCCCgctgacaatatttcattttgctgTCCTTATACATGTCCATACCACATATGACCTAGCAAGTGAAATTCGGCAGATATCTGAAGGCTGTCCGaattttgtttctctttttctTATCTCCAACCGGACCAACTATCATTGTTACATGACCCGACctacaactggtcttcagcaacccatgcttgcggtAAGAGGTGGCCAACGAGACTGGGTGGTCTTTTTTGACACACGGCGTCGTATGCCAATTGAGAACAGCAAcgctcatgatgtttatcactggattgtttggttcagactctAGTATTTACATCATTGTCTGATTAGGATTCTAGTATTTACAGAACACCAACACATAGCTCAAATATTGCTAAgggtggcattaaacaacaaacaaacacttcgATAAGAAACAATGGAAAAATCTCAATACCCTCCGCCTCTGTCGAAATCCAATGTAAAATGTGCTATCATGACACACACTGAGTGGCTGACTCAACATTTCTCGTCTTTGCGCTGCTTGACTAGGATATGGGTCACACAATTCGTGCTGCCTGTCTTACAAACACCGACGCCATTGTGGGTATAGTTTTGTAACAAAGGTCTGGATAGGACGTTAAGAGCGTGACGTCGGCAGTATGCAGAGAAAATAGACAGTGCCAGTTATCAGTGCATGTAGTTGTAAATATAGTCATACCCAAGAATCTGCGCCGAGGGGATCGCACAGGACTGAAATCACCCAACCGTAAAATGGTGATAGATAAAGAGGACCTGTAGTTTAAAACTTGTCTTCGTCAGTTAGATTCAAGTATTCAGGATATGTCCCTCTAGATTCATATTATTGGAAATTATGTCTGTATGGATATGTAAGTTCAAGCTGTTTATTAGGAAGATAGTCACAACTACTTTGAAAATGAGTCCCACGGTGCTTCTTGATACAAACTTAATTCaccattttcattgaaaacaccGAAATTTGAGATCAATCATTCGTTTATTAATGTTGACAGGAAAACTGTCCCAGCAATAGTAAAACAATCCACATATTTTCAACGCATATGCAAATTTTCAGTAGTGATAAAAACACCATCATGGCTATTTTTCAATGTTTAATAAGCATCCGTATAAGACTTATGTGTTGTGTGGAGTTATATCCCTTTACTCAGGCCACAAGTGCACATACAGATGTGGTGATCCTGGCTAGGGAGCCCAGCAGGTAAGGCAATTAAGCCGGACAGTGAGTGCACCTGTTTTTTTTCTATAACAACACCGTATGTAATTTCATTGCAAGTCACAGTTTTTACATAATAAACATTGTTTTCCAAGAGATGTATTAACAACATAAGCAGACACAAATAAGAATCACATGACATTACATTAAACACAACACatttcaagagtgagtgagtgagttattatttaacgtcacatgggcaatatttcagccatatcgtgacgagaacaaacatgattataaagaatatgtatatattctaaaacccgtcgtcaaagtacggtaaaataactagagtatcacaatttgagtttaaaactagcatatggAGTTAGAAAGTAACAGTACAATtcggacaatacataatataaaaaatatagatcaccaacaacagaaggtagatcaccatacgcatggaccctagctggatttacaccatcccctcagccgctggtgattgtggggaaaatgtagccgaaatttaaaatgacaaaattacTACGGTTAAAatactggtaagtttaaatttcactttgaacgttttgggacttacatatcctctcaggggggcaataattttacgctactttaaccccctttgagggtacagccactaacaatcgcagctGACAATTCATACCACCGtgtttaaaatatcagctttctcTTTACAAAGGATTTtactgcatgtaatttattgatacccgcttgggtgtcccacttcttctgcatcagatcacggatataagatctaatggtagctttatattCTGAATATGGAATcagcagtggtgtcacagatttgttgagtgctgccttagcagcaagattgaccattgtgttcccagtgaTTCCTATGTGACTGGGTATCCAACAAAAGAAGGTGTCActttggccagtagcaagatcattatgtaattcaataatttcaattaaaagtggatgtttacaagatacgtttttaatagcttgaagacatgaaagagagtcagaaaagagcacatattgtttatgtttaggatgtctttgaatggaTCTGAGAGCtgttgtaaaaatagagctgttatccagtaatttagaaaatattgttttggaaATCCAATGGCAATGGCACatgcaactgcgccaccatccttggacccatcagtaaataaggatttatatgtactatatttactttttaatagattatattcttgtttatattgtaattcgttagtAGCTGATTTTTGaaactttgtcagtgttaggtcaacttgtggcctcactaattgccaaggaggagaagaaagaagacgggaaggagatatattctccatctcaatcccagcagcagaaatgtaTTGTTGGATTCGTATCCCCAGAGGAGGAACAAGTGAAGTTttattattatacaaatccccataaaggGGATTAAAAAGGCAGTTGtgagcaggattggattcatttgaatataactttgtaatatattgtaaagacaatttgatacggcgaagttccaaagatggctcatcggcctcgacgtagagactgtcaatgggagatgttctgaaagatccaagacatagcctcagaccttggtgatgtacagaatctaacagctttaggttgcttttacaggctccaccatacacaatggaactgtaatcaagtttcgatcgaacAAGAGATctatataaatgaaggagggtagtttggtcccctctccactttgaattagaaacaacttttaacaaatcgagtgccttcaggcatttggttttGAGGTACTTAATATGGGGCAGAAAGGTTAGAtgcgagtcaaagatgagaccaagaaatttagcctccttcacaactttggtGGGTGAgccatttaatgataattcggggtctttatggggtttgtatttcctacaaacatgtatacaaaatttaaacccgttttcaagacaccatttatgaattttgattGGATacatttgtaactgtctctcaacaGTTCGCATACTTTTACCACgacaacaaatatgaaaatcatccacaaataatgatccatctcttgaatcacttaaaacctttgaaagactatttattttaatactaaatagcgtgaccgacaaaatactgccttgtgggacaccctgattcTGATTATAATGggcagacagggttgaacccactcgtacttgaaattgcttgtcttttaaaaactgtgatataaagagaggcaaacgaccccgcaaaccaaaatcatgtaaatcctttaaaatgtcatgcttccacgtagtatcgtatgctttctctttctcaagataaaaaaatatagatactgcGTGTTGTTTGGTGATAATAGCATTTATGACGAAGgcttctaaacgtactaaatgatcaatagtacttctattcttccgaaaaccacattgaatatttgtaatgaggtgtTTAGTTTCCAGATAGCAAATTAATCTGTCATTTACCAtttgttccatggttttacaaacgcagctggttaaagatatcggtctgtaatttgatggatccgtgtgattCCGgtcaggttttggtattggcactacaatggcattacgccacgaaggaggaaaaattccagacatctatattttgtcaaatatatctgaaagtgtgaccagacatggttcaggcaagtgtttcaatagctggtaatgaatattgtcatcgcccgctgcagtatcatgagcttgatcaagagccgtgtggagctcatgtaacgaaaaaccttcattatagtcttcaccattattggaatcgaaattaacatttgtcttttcctgttggtTTTTGTATCTCTGAAATTCAttgacataatttgccgatgaaaAACTTTTTGCAAGTGTTTCGCCATTTTTTAAAGCAATGTCCGCTTTCTTAGTGActaatttgtcaccatctttaaggTGGTGAACATCAGATTTTGAACGtttgccttttattcgctgaaccatgttccacatattagacatgggtgtacgacaattaatttttgaaacatagttcctccaagactggCGCTTGTTTTCCTTATACGTACGTCGTGCCTTAGCACTAGTACTTTTAACAttgttgaagttatgaacagtaggatgtctgtgaaaatattttttgctttcttcctacgttttcttgcctgtttgcattcgtcagtaaaccatggtttacgaatatgaggattgcagaggacttaggaatggtttgatcagcaatttcattcagttgtgttgagaacatcagaatgGGATCTGGTACATTACTGAAGTGATCAGGTGTTAAGTTTTGCATAATTGTTCATATACATGCCATAATTGTCCATATAGAGGCCAATTtgccttagtgaaattccacCGTGATGAAGGTGGGTTGTCACCTGGTGTTATAAATTTCAGGAGAGAAAGGAAGTGATCGCTTCCGCGaaggtcatcatgtacagaccattcaaattcgttgaGAATGTTCGACTCTGTGAGGgttagatcaagtgcagaatacgttccagtgGCTGGATGCTAGTAAGtgttggaatcatcattaaaaacacatacattacTATCGAAATAACATCTTCAATAACtttccctttattgtttgtatttgtactacCCCATAAAGGGATGTGGCCATTTAAGTCGCCCATgatgatgcagggctttgggagttgatcatacaaaCTGTGAAGGTCAGTTTGACAAAGAACTGATGAAGGTGGTACATacagtgagcacaaagtaagtgcaatgtgcaaggtcagccggatagcaacagcttgaagattagtattcaGCGGAACGGCACTATGAATCATGTCCTGTCTGACCAGGATACTagatcctccagtagctttGTCCCCATggggagaaaatgaatggtaaCAACTCTATTGTCATAAGTTGAAAACGTCAGTATGTTTAAGATACGTCTCCTGGAGACACAATGCTGAAGGCTTAAAGTCTTGTAACAATAGAAGAATCTCATTATAATTCTTCctgagtcctctgcaattccattgtattagtgTATCCGTCCTATAGGATGTGTTATCGGTGAATGTTTACGACCCTTTTTCTTAGGAGAATGGCTCCGAGACGGGGTTGTCAGAGGAGGTGACACCTCCATGTCATCTGAAAGATCAAATCTGTTTAAAAGTGACACAGGGCCTCTTTGTCCTTTAGGAAGACGGTCACTTGTATTTTGCTTCTTAGAGTAATCTACATTTACATTCTTCTTTTTGATAACCGGTGTAGGTGCTGTTGAGTTTCAGAGGATTGTGATATTTTTCGTGAGGAAGAAACAGAGGAAGGATCCTGAATACTCATAAGTGTCTGAGCTGTCAGCCAGGTCAGGTCTGTTTGGCAGTCAATAGATTTACTGGAATGTCTCATCACCTCTGCATATGTTGACTTACCTCTCAATACAGTGTTACCAGAGGGTGTACCTGAATTTGCCAACTTCCTTGCTT comes from Haliotis asinina isolate JCU_RB_2024 chromosome 13, JCU_Hal_asi_v2, whole genome shotgun sequence and encodes:
- the LOC137259419 gene encoding uncharacterized protein KIAA1958-like, with the translated sequence MGAENLNLTLNFFLFEARKQDGGLYPSHILYGIYTSLQSAIRAKGCTVNMFEDKEFEDSRRCLDAVMRNRSAEGLGTGSRKLTETISLTEEEQLWQCGALGDDTPRKLLDTVLYLTGLHFALRGGKEHRTLRMSAKPQIMGPHTDGNGRKFLLYTEDVSKTNLGGLTQSKQTPMKVRTYENINKDRCYFSIFQKYRSLC